A part of Streptomyces sp. NBC_01235 genomic DNA contains:
- a CDS encoding DUF5703 family protein: MPEYEFVDVYVPRGVSRKEATRLLTDHAEYGHWELDRLSLLRDGSRRVRLRRRIIRQVRATW, translated from the coding sequence ATGCCGGAATACGAATTTGTCGACGTGTACGTACCGCGCGGGGTTTCCCGCAAGGAGGCGACACGACTGCTGACCGACCATGCCGAGTACGGACACTGGGAGTTGGACCGCCTGAGCCTGCTGCGTGACGGCAGCCGGAGGGTGCGGTTGCGCCGGCGCATCATCCGCCAGGTGCGGGCCACGTGGTGA
- a CDS encoding chaplin, producing the protein MRHVTRKSLMTVAAATGVIAAAGGYAHADAGATGSATDSPGVLSGNSVQAPVNVPVNVCGNTVDVVGILNPSFGNSCANKGGGGASSGGYGDHRGGGGSQGGNRGGNQGGNHGGSQGDSGAYGDSGGYGGSGASGGFGGAHADGHTGGSPGVGSGNHVQAPIDVPVNVCGNSVDAVGILNPSMGSDCANDSGSGVHTPPSRGHETPSRPGHQRPAEPGEHDQSSPSRPGTVPSTSDHVTPAGAPSAHAAAQLAHTGSELPMGLVLPAGAVALLAGAVLYRKARPTA; encoded by the coding sequence ATGCGACACGTCACCCGCAAAAGCCTCATGACCGTGGCGGCGGCCACGGGGGTGATCGCGGCAGCCGGCGGCTACGCCCACGCCGACGCCGGCGCGACCGGCTCCGCCACGGACTCGCCCGGCGTCCTGTCGGGCAACTCGGTGCAGGCGCCGGTCAACGTCCCCGTGAACGTCTGCGGCAACACCGTCGACGTCGTCGGGATCCTCAACCCGTCCTTCGGCAACTCCTGTGCCAACAAGGGCGGCGGCGGTGCGTCGTCGGGCGGATACGGCGACCACCGGGGAGGCGGCGGCAGCCAGGGCGGAAACCGCGGCGGGAACCAGGGCGGGAACCACGGCGGAAGCCAGGGCGACTCCGGCGCGTACGGCGACTCCGGCGGGTATGGGGGCTCCGGCGCGTCCGGGGGCTTCGGAGGTGCGCACGCGGATGGGCACACCGGCGGATCGCCCGGTGTCGGCTCCGGCAACCACGTCCAGGCACCGATCGACGTGCCGGTGAACGTGTGCGGCAACAGCGTCGACGCCGTCGGGATCCTCAACCCGTCGATGGGCAGCGACTGCGCCAACGACAGCGGTTCCGGCGTGCACACGCCTCCGTCCCGCGGCCACGAGACGCCGAGCAGGCCCGGTCACCAGCGCCCCGCCGAGCCGGGCGAGCACGACCAGTCCAGCCCGTCCCGGCCCGGGACCGTGCCGTCCACCTCGGATCACGTGACGCCGGCCGGCGCCCCTTCCGCCCACGCCGCCGCGCAACTCGCGCACACCGGCAGCGAACTGCCGATGGGCCTGGTCCTGCCGGCCGGTGCGGTCGCGCTGCTCGCGGGTGCGGTGCTCTACCGCAAGGCACGCCCCACGGCGTAA
- the chpH gene encoding chaplin ChpH → MIKKVVAAAAATGGLVLAGAGLAVADAGAQGAAVHSPGVASGNVIQVPVHVPVNVCGNTISAVGLLNPAFGTICVNK, encoded by the coding sequence ATGATCAAGAAGGTCGTCGCTGCTGCGGCTGCCACTGGTGGGCTGGTTCTCGCGGGCGCGGGCCTGGCCGTCGCCGACGCCGGTGCCCAGGGTGCTGCGGTGCACTCCCCGGGTGTCGCGTCCGGCAACGTGATCCAGGTTCCGGTGCACGTCCCGGTGAACGTCTGCGGCAACACGATCTCTGCGGTCGGGCTGCTGAACCCTGCCTTCGGCACCATCTGCGTCAACAAGTGA
- a CDS encoding M20/M25/M40 family metallo-hydrolase has product MSATDDTARSVTGEDEVVDLCRELIRIDTSNYGDHSGPGERKAAEWVAEKLAEVGLEPKIFESHPGRASTVARIEGEDPSRPALLIHGHLDVVPANAVDWTHHPFSGEVADGCVWGRGAVDMKDMDAMTLAVVRDRLRSGRRPPRDIVLAFLADEEAGGLYGARHLVDHHPDLFEGVTEAISEVGGFSFTVSEERRLYLIQTAEKGMHWMKLTVAGTAGHGSMIHRDNAITELSEAVARLGRHTFPVRVTKTTRAFLDELGDALGTELDPEDMQSTLARLGGIAKLIGATLSNTANPTQLGAGYKVNVIPGEATAHVDGRFLPGHEEEFLADLDRILGPKVRREDVHSDKALETSFDGPLVEAMQSALLAEDPTAKAIPYMLSGGTDAKSFDDLGIRGFGFAPLKLPPELDFAGMFHGVDERVPVDGLKFGVRVLDRFIDAS; this is encoded by the coding sequence GTGAGCGCGACGGACGACACGGCCAGGAGCGTCACCGGCGAGGACGAGGTCGTGGACCTCTGCCGCGAGCTGATCCGGATCGACACCAGCAACTACGGCGACCACTCGGGTCCCGGTGAGCGCAAGGCGGCGGAATGGGTCGCCGAGAAGCTCGCCGAGGTGGGCCTCGAACCGAAGATCTTCGAGTCGCACCCGGGCCGGGCCTCCACCGTGGCCCGGATCGAGGGCGAGGACCCGTCCCGGCCCGCGCTGCTCATCCACGGCCACCTCGACGTCGTCCCGGCCAACGCGGTCGACTGGACCCACCACCCCTTCTCCGGCGAGGTCGCCGACGGGTGTGTGTGGGGGCGGGGTGCGGTCGACATGAAGGACATGGACGCGATGACGCTGGCTGTCGTCCGCGACCGGCTGCGCTCCGGGCGCCGTCCGCCGCGTGACATCGTCCTCGCGTTCCTCGCCGACGAGGAGGCCGGCGGCCTCTACGGCGCCCGCCACCTCGTCGACCACCACCCCGACCTCTTCGAGGGCGTCACCGAGGCGATCAGCGAGGTCGGCGGGTTCTCGTTCACCGTGAGCGAGGAGCGGCGGCTCTACCTCATCCAGACGGCCGAGAAGGGCATGCACTGGATGAAGCTCACCGTCGCCGGCACCGCCGGACACGGTTCGATGATCCACCGGGACAACGCGATCACCGAGCTGTCCGAGGCTGTCGCGCGGCTCGGCCGTCACACCTTCCCGGTGCGGGTCACCAAGACGACCCGGGCGTTCCTCGACGAGCTCGGCGACGCGCTCGGCACCGAGCTGGACCCCGAGGACATGCAGTCCACGCTCGCTCGGCTGGGCGGCATCGCCAAGCTGATCGGCGCGACCCTGAGCAACACCGCCAACCCGACCCAGCTCGGCGCCGGTTACAAGGTCAACGTCATCCCTGGCGAGGCCACCGCGCATGTCGACGGCCGCTTCCTGCCCGGGCACGAGGAGGAGTTCCTCGCCGACCTCGACCGGATCCTCGGCCCGAAGGTGCGCCGCGAGGACGTGCACTCCGACAAGGCGTTGGAGACCTCCTTCGACGGGCCGCTCGTCGAGGCCATGCAGTCCGCGCTGCTCGCCGAGGACCCGACCGCCAAGGCCATCCCCTACATGCTCTCCGGCGGCACGGACGCCAAGTCCTTCGACGACCTCGGCATCCGCGGCTTCGGCTTCGCCCCGCTGAAGCTGCCCCCGGAGCTGGACTTCGCCGGGATGTTCCACGGCGTCGACGAGCGGGTGCCGGTGGACGGGCTGAAGTTCGGCGTGCGCGTGCTCGACCGCTTCATCGACGCGTCCTGA
- a CDS encoding Pls/PosA family non-ribosomal peptide synthetase, whose product MAAIHESSALGLLDDEIRAQLGDRARFSGGPAASPRTLVDVFDASVRSYPDELALDDGTTPLTYRALAVEVENLRRRLAAAGVGLGDRVGVRVPSGTNDLYVAILAVLAVGAAYVPVDAEDPDERAELVFGEADVRAVLGAGHAIAVHGTSEAAAGRPGTEHDAWIIFTSGSTGKPKGVAVSHRSAAAFVDAEAALFLTDEPIGPGDRVMAGLSVAFDASCEEMWLAWRYGACLVPVPRSQVRSGADLGPWLVEQEITVVSTVPTLAALWEPETLDEVRLLIFGGEACPPELVQRLVTEGREVWNTYGPTEATVVACASLMSGEEPIRIGLPLRGWELAVVDEAGEPVPMGGSGQLVIGGVGLARYLDAEKDAEKYAPLKSLGWERAYRSGDLVRADADGLVFLGRADEQIKLGGRRIELGEVDAALQALPGVAGAAAAVRTARSGNQLLVGYVVTQDGWDRAAAVERLRAELPAALVPLLAPVEDLPTRTSGKVDRNALPWPLEGLETGGPAEQLYGTEAWLAEQWTEVLGIPVGRARDDFFAIGGSSLAAAQLTTRLRTRYPSAAVLDIYQQPTVRKLARHLEESAQDDGSARVIAPVPPRAKVTQLLLLLPLFTLLGLRWTVPLTVLGNLLPAYGWLPTAPWWLVVSGALLLFSPPGRLAIAAGGARLLLRGVQPGRYPRGGSVHLRLWTAERLAEFSGATSLTGSWLERYARALGAKVGPDVDLHSLPPVTGLLKLGRGAAVESEVDLSGHWLDGDRLEIGQVKVGAHAVVGTRSMLFPGARVGKRAEVAPGSAVTGQIPTGQRWSGAPAVKLGKAKRNWPKERPARGTYWRVMYGLAGFALTSLPVLAAGAALLVASLFVAPGDGLGEALKGAALALVPATLAFGLAYCVMLLIAVRLLSLGLREGTHPTHSRIGWQAWAVTQLMDRSRETLFPLYAGLVTPVWLRLLGMRIGKGAEVSTVLALPSLTTVGEGAFLADDTLTAPYELGGGWMRIGRAEIGRRAFLGNSGMTAPGRSVPDGGLVGVLSATPKKAKKGSSYLGLPPVKLPRNTTDGDQSRTYEPPARLLWARALVELCRIVPVFCSAGLAVLTVAALCALGAWAPLLSGLVLLGAGAAAALVSIVAKWLLVGRHHSGEHPLWSGFVWRNELADTFVEVVAVPWLAGAVPGTPVLTAWLRGLGARIGRGVWVESYWLPESDLVTLEDGATVNRGCVLQTHLFHDRILRTDTVVLREGATLGPGGIVLPGSTIGARTTLGPASLVMAAESVPDDTRWLGNPIEAWRP is encoded by the coding sequence ATGGCAGCCATACACGAGAGCAGTGCTCTCGGCCTGCTCGACGACGAAATCCGCGCACAACTCGGCGACCGCGCCCGCTTCTCCGGCGGCCCCGCCGCCTCTCCGCGCACCCTCGTGGACGTCTTCGACGCGTCCGTGCGGTCCTACCCGGACGAGCTCGCCCTGGACGACGGCACCACGCCCCTCACCTACCGCGCCCTCGCCGTCGAGGTGGAGAACCTCCGGCGCCGGCTCGCCGCCGCCGGGGTCGGCCTCGGCGACCGGGTGGGCGTCCGCGTCCCGTCCGGCACCAACGACCTCTATGTGGCGATCCTGGCCGTCCTCGCCGTCGGCGCGGCCTACGTCCCGGTGGACGCCGAGGACCCCGACGAGCGGGCCGAGCTGGTGTTCGGTGAGGCGGACGTACGGGCCGTCCTCGGCGCCGGGCACGCGATCGCCGTCCACGGCACGTCCGAGGCGGCCGCCGGCCGGCCGGGCACCGAGCACGACGCGTGGATCATCTTCACCTCCGGCTCCACCGGGAAGCCGAAGGGCGTCGCGGTCAGTCACCGCAGCGCCGCGGCCTTCGTGGATGCCGAGGCCGCGCTGTTCCTCACCGACGAGCCGATCGGGCCCGGTGACCGGGTCATGGCGGGGCTGTCGGTGGCCTTCGACGCCTCCTGCGAGGAGATGTGGCTGGCCTGGCGGTACGGGGCCTGTCTGGTGCCCGTGCCGCGCTCGCAGGTCAGGAGCGGTGCCGATCTCGGGCCGTGGCTGGTCGAGCAGGAGATCACCGTGGTCTCCACCGTGCCGACACTGGCCGCGCTCTGGGAGCCCGAGACCCTCGACGAGGTACGGCTGCTGATCTTCGGCGGCGAGGCCTGCCCGCCCGAGCTGGTGCAGCGGCTGGTGACGGAGGGCCGGGAGGTCTGGAACACGTACGGGCCGACCGAGGCGACCGTGGTCGCCTGTGCCTCGCTGATGTCCGGCGAGGAGCCGATCCGGATCGGGCTGCCGCTCAGGGGCTGGGAACTGGCCGTCGTCGACGAGGCCGGGGAACCCGTACCGATGGGCGGCAGCGGCCAGCTGGTGATCGGCGGGGTCGGACTCGCGCGGTATCTCGACGCCGAGAAGGACGCGGAGAAGTACGCGCCGCTGAAGTCGCTGGGCTGGGAGCGGGCGTACCGCAGCGGTGACCTGGTGCGCGCCGACGCCGACGGGCTCGTCTTCCTCGGACGGGCCGACGAGCAGATCAAGCTCGGCGGGCGGCGGATCGAGCTGGGCGAGGTGGACGCGGCACTCCAGGCGCTGCCGGGCGTCGCGGGCGCCGCTGCCGCCGTGCGGACCGCGCGCAGCGGCAACCAGCTGCTGGTCGGGTATGTCGTCACGCAGGACGGCTGGGACCGGGCGGCGGCCGTGGAACGGCTGCGGGCCGAGCTGCCCGCCGCCCTCGTCCCGCTGCTGGCGCCGGTCGAGGACCTGCCGACCCGCACCTCCGGCAAGGTCGACCGCAACGCCCTGCCGTGGCCCCTGGAGGGCCTGGAGACGGGCGGGCCGGCCGAGCAGCTCTACGGCACCGAGGCGTGGCTTGCCGAGCAGTGGACAGAAGTCCTCGGCATCCCCGTGGGCCGTGCCCGCGACGACTTCTTCGCGATCGGCGGCAGCAGCCTCGCCGCCGCCCAGCTGACGACGCGGCTGCGCACCCGCTACCCGAGCGCCGCCGTCCTCGACATCTATCAGCAGCCCACCGTGCGCAAGCTGGCCCGGCACCTGGAGGAGTCCGCGCAGGACGACGGGTCGGCCCGGGTCATCGCCCCGGTGCCGCCGCGCGCCAAGGTCACCCAGCTCCTGCTGCTCCTTCCACTGTTCACCCTGCTGGGGCTGCGCTGGACGGTGCCGCTGACCGTCCTCGGGAACCTGCTGCCCGCGTACGGCTGGCTGCCGACCGCCCCCTGGTGGCTGGTGGTGTCCGGTGCCCTGCTGCTGTTCAGCCCGCCCGGACGGCTCGCGATCGCCGCGGGCGGGGCGCGGCTGCTGCTGCGCGGTGTGCAGCCGGGGCGGTACCCGCGCGGTGGGAGCGTGCATCTGCGGCTGTGGACGGCGGAGCGGCTGGCCGAGTTCAGCGGGGCGACCTCACTGACCGGGTCCTGGCTGGAGCGGTACGCGCGGGCGCTGGGCGCCAAGGTCGGGCCGGATGTGGACCTGCACTCGCTGCCGCCGGTCACCGGCCTGCTGAAGCTGGGCCGGGGTGCGGCCGTGGAGTCCGAGGTGGACCTGTCCGGCCACTGGCTGGACGGTGACCGGCTGGAGATCGGCCAGGTCAAGGTGGGTGCGCACGCCGTGGTCGGCACGCGCAGCATGCTGTTCCCGGGCGCCCGGGTGGGCAAGCGGGCCGAGGTGGCGCCGGGTTCGGCGGTCACCGGTCAGATCCCCACCGGTCAGCGGTGGTCGGGGGCGCCCGCGGTCAAGCTCGGCAAGGCCAAGCGCAACTGGCCCAAGGAACGGCCGGCGCGGGGCACGTACTGGCGGGTGATGTACGGCCTGGCCGGTTTCGCGCTGACCTCGCTGCCGGTGCTGGCGGCGGGCGCGGCCCTGCTGGTGGCGAGCCTGTTCGTGGCGCCGGGCGACGGGCTCGGCGAGGCGCTGAAGGGCGCCGCGCTCGCCCTGGTGCCGGCCACGCTCGCCTTCGGGCTGGCGTACTGCGTGATGCTGCTGATCGCCGTGCGGCTGCTGAGCCTCGGCCTGCGCGAGGGCACGCATCCCACGCACAGCAGGATCGGCTGGCAGGCGTGGGCCGTCACCCAGCTCATGGACCGCTCGCGGGAGACCCTCTTCCCGCTGTACGCCGGGCTGGTCACGCCGGTGTGGCTGCGGCTGCTCGGGATGCGGATCGGCAAGGGCGCCGAGGTGTCGACGGTCCTCGCGCTGCCCAGCCTGACCACGGTCGGCGAGGGCGCGTTCCTGGCCGACGACACACTGACCGCGCCGTACGAGCTCGGTGGCGGCTGGATGCGGATCGGGCGGGCGGAGATCGGGCGGCGGGCGTTCCTCGGCAACTCGGGGATGACCGCGCCGGGGCGCAGCGTGCCGGACGGCGGCCTGGTGGGTGTGCTGTCGGCGACGCCGAAGAAGGCGAAGAAGGGCAGCTCGTACCTGGGGCTGCCGCCGGTGAAGCTGCCGCGGAACACCACCGACGGCGATCAGAGCCGGACCTACGAGCCGCCCGCGCGGCTGCTGTGGGCGCGCGCCCTGGTGGAGCTGTGCCGGATCGTGCCGGTGTTCTGCTCGGCGGGGCTGGCCGTGCTGACGGTGGCGGCGCTGTGCGCGCTGGGCGCCTGGGCGCCGCTGCTGTCCGGGCTCGTGCTGCTCGGGGCGGGTGCGGCGGCGGCTCTCGTCTCGATCGTGGCCAAGTGGCTGCTCGTCGGACGGCACCACAGCGGGGAGCATCCGCTGTGGAGCGGTTTCGTGTGGCGCAACGAGCTGGCGGACACGTTCGTCGAGGTGGTGGCCGTGCCGTGGCTGGCGGGCGCCGTGCCGGGCACGCCGGTGCTGACGGCGTGGCTGCGCGGGCTCGGGGCGCGGATCGGCCGGGGCGTGTGGGTGGAGAGCTACTGGCTGCCGGAGTCGGACCTGGTGACGCTGGAGGACGGGGCGACGGTCAACCGTGGGTGCGTCCTGCAGACTCACCTCTTCCACGACCGGATCTTGCGGACGGATACTGTTGTTCTCCGTGAGGGCGCCACGCTGGGCCCGGGCGGGATCGTGCTGCCCGGCAGCACGATCGGGGCCCGTACGACCCTGGGTCCCGCGTCGCTCGTCATGGCCGCGGAGTCCGTCCCGGACGACACCCGCTGGCTCGGCAATCCGATCGAGGCATGGCGTCCCTGA
- a CDS encoding M1 family metallopeptidase yields the protein MAVQQAVGPDPYFPGNGDSRYRVHRYELALDYRPGPNRLSGTARINAIAGRSPLSEFQLNLADFKIGRVRVDGRQPHYTHRGGRLRVRPAKPIRAGAAFTVEVHWSGNPKPVNSPWGGIGWEELGDGALVASQPVGAPSWYPCNDRPADKASYLISITTPSSYSVVAGGRLLTRTTKASTTTWVYEQAAPTSSYLVGLSIGKYQTVLLGDPGLGGVPQHGHIPAHLLAEFSRDFARQPGMMHLFQQLFGPYPFDEYAVVVTEEELDVPVEAQGLSLFGANHVDGARGSERLVAHELAHQWFGNSVSIADWRHIWLNEGFAKYAEWLWSERSGGRSAQQLAAVAHRLLSGQPQDLRLADPGRKSMFDDRLYERGGLTVHALRCALGDEVFFRMLRAWLGLHRGGAVTTSTFTAHAARFAPEPLDDLFEAWVYGAALPPLPVPSMARGAESA from the coding sequence GTGGCAGTTCAGCAGGCGGTTGGTCCGGACCCGTACTTTCCGGGCAACGGTGACTCCCGGTACCGGGTGCACCGCTACGAGCTCGCGCTGGACTACCGGCCCGGGCCGAACCGGCTGTCGGGCACGGCCCGGATCAACGCCATAGCCGGGCGGTCGCCGCTCTCCGAGTTCCAGCTGAATCTGGCCGACTTCAAGATCGGCCGGGTCCGCGTGGACGGGCGTCAGCCGCACTACACGCACCGGGGCGGCAGGCTGCGCGTGCGTCCCGCCAAGCCGATCCGCGCCGGGGCCGCCTTCACGGTGGAGGTGCACTGGTCGGGCAACCCGAAGCCGGTGAACAGCCCCTGGGGCGGGATCGGCTGGGAGGAGCTGGGTGACGGGGCGCTGGTGGCGAGCCAGCCCGTCGGGGCGCCGTCCTGGTACCCGTGCAACGACCGGCCGGCGGACAAGGCGTCGTACCTGATCTCGATCACGACCCCGTCGTCGTACTCGGTGGTGGCGGGCGGTCGGCTGCTGACGCGGACCACGAAGGCCTCGACGACCACGTGGGTGTACGAGCAGGCGGCGCCGACGTCGAGCTATCTGGTCGGGCTGTCGATCGGCAAGTACCAGACGGTCCTGCTGGGCGATCCGGGTCTCGGCGGCGTCCCGCAGCACGGGCATATTCCGGCGCACCTGCTGGCGGAGTTCTCGCGGGACTTCGCGCGCCAGCCCGGGATGATGCACCTCTTCCAACAGCTCTTCGGGCCCTACCCGTTCGACGAGTACGCGGTGGTGGTGACGGAGGAGGAGCTCGATGTCCCCGTCGAGGCACAGGGGTTGTCGCTGTTCGGTGCCAACCATGTGGACGGGGCGCGGGGTTCGGAGCGACTCGTGGCGCACGAGCTGGCGCACCAGTGGTTCGGCAACAGCGTGTCCATCGCCGACTGGCGGCACATCTGGCTGAACGAGGGGTTCGCGAAGTACGCGGAGTGGCTGTGGTCGGAGCGGTCGGGTGGCCGCAGCGCGCAGCAACTCGCCGCCGTCGCCCACCGGTTGCTGTCCGGGCAGCCGCAGGACCTGCGCCTGGCCGACCCCGGCCGCAAGTCGATGTTCGACGACCGGCTCTACGAGCGCGGCGGCCTCACCGTGCACGCGCTGCGCTGCGCGCTGGGCGACGAGGTGTTCTTCCGGATGCTGCGCGCCTGGCTCGGGCTGCACCGGGGCGGGGCGGTGACGACGTCGACGTTCACCGCGCACGCGGCACGCTTCGCACCGGAGCCGCTGGACGACCTGTTCGAGGCGTGGGTGTACGGGGCGGCCCTGCCACCGCTGCCGGTGCCGTCGATGGCGCGGGGCGCGGAGTCGGCGTAG
- a CDS encoding YchJ family protein, whose protein sequence is MSRRTARPRQRASAAASPAACPCGLPEPYEGCCGRYHAGTGGAGAPTAEALMRSRYSAFVKGDSGYLLRTWHPATRPERLDLDPGMRWTGLEILATADGSAFHTTGTVEFRASYRGGALHERSRFERVAGAWVYVDGEFPA, encoded by the coding sequence ATGTCCCGACGCACCGCCCGCCCGCGACAGCGCGCGTCCGCCGCCGCCTCTCCCGCCGCCTGCCCCTGCGGCCTCCCCGAGCCGTACGAGGGGTGCTGCGGCCGTTACCACGCCGGCACGGGTGGCGCGGGTGCCCCCACCGCCGAGGCGCTCATGCGCTCGCGCTACAGCGCGTTCGTGAAGGGCGACTCGGGGTACCTGCTGCGGACCTGGCATCCGGCGACCCGGCCGGAGCGGCTCGATCTCGATCCGGGGATGCGGTGGACGGGCCTGGAGATCCTCGCCACGGCCGACGGGAGCGCCTTCCACACGACCGGGACGGTGGAGTTCCGGGCGTCCTACCGGGGCGGTGCGCTGCACGAGCGCAGCCGGTTCGAGCGGGTGGCCGGGGCGTGGGTGTACGTGGACGGGGAGTTCCCGGCTTAA
- a CDS encoding FadR/GntR family transcriptional regulator: MTTPGRGLHGQVLDALGPAITAGEYPPGSVLRTDELAQRFDVSRSVMREAVRVLESMHLVESRRRVGVTVRPKAEWNVYDPQVIRWRLAGADRPHQLRSLTVLRSAIEPVAAGLAAKHATAAQCAELTECALGMVANSRGHRLEGYLLHDVAFHRVILAASGNEMFARLGDVVAEVLAGRTHHEVMFEDPDPAAVTLHVQVAEAVREGDAARAEHLTREITVGALQELDILAP; this comes from the coding sequence ATGACCACTCCGGGCCGAGGTCTGCACGGCCAAGTACTGGACGCGCTGGGCCCCGCGATCACCGCGGGCGAATACCCGCCCGGCAGTGTCCTGCGCACCGACGAGCTGGCCCAGCGCTTCGACGTCTCCCGCTCGGTGATGCGTGAGGCGGTCCGCGTCCTGGAGTCCATGCACCTGGTCGAGTCCCGTCGCCGGGTGGGCGTGACGGTGCGGCCGAAGGCCGAGTGGAACGTCTACGACCCGCAGGTCATACGCTGGCGCCTGGCCGGCGCCGACCGCCCGCACCAGCTGCGCTCGCTCACCGTCCTGCGCTCGGCGATCGAGCCGGTCGCGGCGGGCCTGGCGGCGAAGCACGCCACGGCGGCGCAGTGCGCCGAGCTGACCGAGTGCGCGCTAGGCATGGTGGCCAACTCACGCGGCCACAGGCTGGAGGGGTATCTTCTCCACGACGTGGCCTTCCATCGGGTGATCCTGGCCGCCTCCGGCAACGAGATGTTCGCCCGCCTCGGCGACGTCGTCGCGGAGGTCCTGGCCGGACGCACCCACCACGAGGTCATGTTCGAGGACCCCGACCCGGCCGCCGTCACCCTCCATGTCCAGGTCGCGGAGGCGGTCCGCGAGGGCGACGCGGCCCGCGCGGAACACCTCACGCGCGAGATCACGGTGGGCGCCCTCCAGGAACTGGACATCCTGGCGCCGTGA
- a CDS encoding gluconokinase codes for MRTPHVVVVMGVAGTGKTTIGPLLAARMGVPYAEGDDFHPQANIAKMSAGTPLDDDDRWPWLDAVGAWADGRAGLGGVVSCSALKRSYRDRLRAAAPGVVFVHLAGDRSLIEDRMAHRQGHFMPTALLDSQFATLQPLQADEAGVAVDVCGTPEEITDRAAKALDELPDTRPR; via the coding sequence ATGCGCACCCCCCATGTCGTCGTGGTGATGGGCGTCGCCGGCACGGGCAAGACCACCATCGGTCCCCTGCTCGCCGCCCGGATGGGCGTCCCGTATGCCGAGGGCGACGACTTCCATCCGCAGGCCAACATCGCCAAGATGTCGGCCGGCACCCCGCTCGACGACGACGACCGGTGGCCGTGGCTCGACGCCGTCGGCGCCTGGGCGGACGGGCGGGCCGGGCTCGGCGGGGTGGTCAGCTGCTCGGCGCTGAAGCGGTCGTACCGCGACCGGCTCAGGGCCGCCGCCCCCGGCGTCGTCTTCGTGCACCTCGCGGGCGACCGATCGCTGATCGAGGACCGCATGGCGCACCGGCAGGGTCACTTCATGCCCACCGCGCTGCTGGACTCGCAGTTCGCCACGCTCCAGCCCCTCCAGGCCGACGAGGCGGGCGTCGCGGTCGACGTCTGCGGCACCCCCGAGGAGATCACCGACCGGGCCGCGAAGGCACTCGACGAGCTTCCCGACACCCGGCCTCGGTGA